Within Lentisphaera araneosa HTCC2155, the genomic segment CGGTGGTAATGGGTCACGAAGTCGCCCATGCAGTAGCGGAGCACGGCAACGAACGCATGAGTCACTCCATGCTTATCAAAGGTGGAATCCTCGCCACATCTATTGGTTTGAAACTCTCTGATTCGGTTGATGACGACCTTGGCAACGCGATACTTATTGGTGCAGGCGCTTTCGCGAGCGTAGGCATTATCTTACCTTATTCACGTGCGCATGAGCTCGAAGCTGATTACATGGGCCTTGTTTTTATGGCTAAAGCAGGGTACAACCCCGAACGAGCGATCACTTTCTGGCAAGACATGTCTAAAGCCTCAAAGGGCGGCAAACCTCCGGAGTTCCTATCTACTCACCCCGCAGACACACGCCGCATTGACGAAATCAAAAAATACTTGCCAAAAGCTATGTACTACTATAGGCAAACACCTCAATACGAAGAGCTCGAGAGAGAAAAACTCATCCCTAAATTTTAGCTTCTCAAAAACCTTTTTTCCTATCCATCATTGCAAAAAATCTTTCTTAAAGTACTAAGAGGGAGAACATTTTTGAATTTAAATTTAGGAAACTCGCTATGTCAAATTTAGCTTGTGGTATTGTTGGCCTCCCTAACGTCGGCAAATCAACTCTTTTTAACGCGATTGCGCGCGCTGGTGCGGAAGCCGCAAATTACCCTTTTTGTACTATTGAACCTAACGTCGGCATTGTACCTGTACCCGATGTACGCGTCGATAAATTATCCGAGATCGTTAAGCCCAACAAGATCCAGTATGCAACTATCGAATTTGTTGATATCGCAGGACTCGTTCGCGGCGCTTCTTCTGGTGAAGGACGTGGTAACCAGTTCCTCGAAAATATCCAACACACCGATGCGATCGTACAAGTTGTTCGTTGCTTCGACAACGATGATGTTGTTCACGTCGACGGTCAAGTTGATCCCATTTCTGACATCGAAACAATCAACCTCGAACTCGCACTTGCCGACCTCGAAAAAGTAAATCGCAATATCGAGCGCTTAGGTAAAAAGGTCCGTAGTGGAGATAAAGACGCGGTTAAAACTGTTGAAGTTCTCCAAAAGATTCAGCCTGCGCTTAACGAAGGTAAAGCTATTCGCTCCGTCGACTTAAATGACGACGAGAAACAACTCATCAAGCACTACATGTTCATTACTGTTAAAGAAATGATCTATTGCTGTAACGTCTCAGAAGACGACCTCCCAGAAATGGAAAATGATTACGTTCAAAAAGTTCGTGTTTGCGGCGCCGAAGAAAATGCTGGCGTGGTGACAATCTGTGCACAAATTGAACAAGAAATTGCTCAGCTCGACAAAGAAGAAGCTGCCGAGTTCCTCGCAGATGTTGGTCTCACTGAATCTGGCCTTGATAAGCTTATCCACAAGAGCTTCCAAACTCTTGGTCTTAGTACTTATTTAACGGCAGGGGAAATCGAAGTTCGTGCTTGGACAATCCCCATTGACTGCCCTGCTCCACAAGCTGCTGCCGTCATCCACACTGACTTTGAAAAAGGTTTTATCCGCGCAGAAGTCATTGCTTTTGATGATGTTATCGAACACGGTGGACGCCAAGGCGCCAAAGAAGCCGGTAAGGTCCGCGTAGAAGGTAAAGATTACCTCGTCCAAGATGGAGATGTCATTCTATTCTTAACTAACACAAAATAAATTCTAACAAGCAAAGAAAAAAGGCTGTTAAATTTTCAACAGCTTTTTTAATTTCACTCAAACTCGCATATAATTAGTAAATTTCATAAAAAAAACATGAATTTCAGTTAGGCTAAAATTTCAGCCATGGATAGTTAGACATATTTGAGTTATTATGGCCTTAACTGAAACTTAGGAGTAATAACAACATGCTACACTTAATTGCAGCAAATAACACCTTAACTATAGCTCTCTCAGTTATAGCACTTTTGGTTTTACTTGTTTTAGCTTTTTTCCTTTTCTCATTTTTCAACTTGTACATTCAAGCGTGGTCATCTGGCGCTTACATTAGCCCGCTCAATCTAGTCATGATGAGGCTAAGAAGCATTAACCCTAAATTGATTACCATGGCTTACATCCAATCTCGTCGAGCTCATCTAGAAGATATCACCGTCGACAAGCTGGAAACACACTACTTATCGGGTGGCGACGTCATCAATGTAGTTAACGCACTTATCGCAGCGAACAACGCTGGCATTAAAATCGACTACAAAAAAGCCTGCGCCATTGACTTAGCAGGTCGCGATGTTTTTGAAGCTGTAAAAATGTCGGTTATGCCCAAAGTGATTGACTGCCCAGATCCTGCATTTGGTCGTACAACGATTGACGCGGTAGCCAAAGACGGTATTCAATTAAGAGTAAAAGCTCGTGTCACTGTAAAAGCAAGTATCGAAAAGCTTATCGGTGGTGCTGTAGAAGATACCATTATAGCTCGTGTTGGCGAAGGTATTGTTACAACAATCGGTTCCGCTGGAACACACAAACTCGTTCTCGAAAACCCAGATTCGATCTCCAAAACAGTACTGAGCAAAGGCCTCGACAGTGGCACTGCCTTTGAAATCCTTTCAATCGATATTGCCGATATTGACGTCGGTGAAAACATTGGTGCTCGCCTACAGGCAGACCAAGCCGAAGCCGACAAACAAATTGCTCAGGCACAAGCTGAGATGCGCCGTGCAGCCGCAGTTGCATTGGAACAAGAAATGATCGCCAAGGTACAAGAAATGCAAGCTAAAGTTGTTGAAGCTGAAGCGCAAGTTCCTGTTGCGATGTCAGCAGCGATGCGCGATGGCAACTTAGGTATCTTAGATTATTACCGCTTAGAAAACCTAAAAGCCGACACCACCATGCGAGAAATGATTGCTAAAGATGATGAGGGAGCTGAGTAGAAATCATGGATGGCATCATTGGTCTCATTGTCTTTGCTGTAATAAGTTTTGTTTACAATAAACTTATACAAAAGCAAGATGCAAAAAATGGCGATGCCACCGATCTATCTGAATGGCTCGAAGAGGCGGAGCCAACACCAGCTCCGCCAGTCCAAAAAACGCCTAATGAAAAAATGACACGACCCACTAGTGTGCCAAATTCTGAAAAAATCAAAAAAAAATATGTACAGGAAGCCATCCCCCCTCCTCCTCCAGTTTTCAATACTAAAAATACAAACACCAAAACGAATTACAGACCTATTCATAAGGAGAGTTCACAAAATACTCTTCATCAACAGCTTACAAATACTAAAAAGAAGAAGAGATCAAGTCTCAATTGCAAAGATAGAAAAACTCTTCGTCAAGCCTTTATTTTAAATACCGTCCTGACCAAACCTAAGTCGTATGAACCCTAAATTATGCCACAAATAGCATTGACAAAAAAAAGAGTTCTTTTAGATTAGGCGTCAAATTTTTCAAAACATCACAAATAGCGTAAGGAATTACCCATTGAAGACCATATTCCCTAAGGGCATCGACAAAATTAAACCTGTTATTTTTTTAACAGCTGGTTTAACTATTGTCACTATTGCACTCATAGTTAACTTCTATTTTACGGACAAAAACCTAAGTGTTGGTTACCGTCCGGAACAGCCTATCCCCTTCTCTCATAAACTTCACGCCGGCGAAATGGGCATGGATTGCCGTTACTGTCACATAAACGTAGAGAAATCACCTCACGCTTCAGTTCCCCACTCAGATGTATGCTGGAACTGTCACAGCAAAGTTAAAACTGATAGCCCTAAATTGCAGCTTTTAGCCAGCATCCAAAAAGATACTATTATCAGAAAAAACATAATCGATCATAAGTTTGACACTAAAACACCGAAGGTCGTTGAAGAAGAAATAGAGAACCCCAACAAGGGCGCTGCTATTCCATGGATTAAAATTCATAAACTCCCAGAATACGCTTATTTCGATCACTCAGTACACGTCCGTGCAGGCGTCAGCTGCGTAGAGTGCCACGGTCGCATTGACCAAATGGAAGTTGTAAAGCAAGTCAGCTCGCTCAGCATGGGCTGGTGCCTTGAGTGCCACAAAGATCACGAAGATCACATTCGCCCAGACAGCGTCAGGATCACTGACTTAGCTTGGACTTGGGAAAACTCTAATCTCAACAAAGAAGAAGAGTTGAAAAAAATCAAAGAAACGAAAAACCTCAACCCTCCAATAATGGGATGCAGCGCATGTCACAGATAGACTCCAACAGAGGAAAACATTACTGGCGTAGCTTAGATGAGCTCGCCGAAAGCCCTGAATTTAAAGAACACGTGGAAAGAGAATTCCCAGAAGGCGCTTCCGAGCTAGGAGACTTCAGTCGTCGTGGTTTCATGAAAATCATGGCTGCAAGCATGACTCTCGCCGGTGCAGGCGGACTCACAAGCTGCAGAAGACCTGAAGAAAAAATCTTACCTTACGCGAGTGCTCCAGAAGGTCTTATCCCAGGTAAAGCTAGATTTTATGCCTCAGCTATTCCACGCACAAGCGGATCGCTCGGCGTACTCGTAAAGAGCCACGAAGGTCGTCCTACTAAAATTGACGGTCTCCCTGGACACCCTGCTAACAACGGAAAAACTGACAAGCACGCACAAGCGGACCTTCTCAGCCTCTATGACCCCTTCCGACTTCAGTATGTCAAGTATATTGATAACGGCAAAGTTATCAATGGTGCTGATGAAGAACAAGGTATGACTCCTATTTACAGGAAGCATATTAAAGATAGCTGGACACAACTTGGCGAAGAACTTTCGAAGCTTGACGCTAAACTCAGCGAGAATAAAGGCGCTGGATTTGCCATCCTATCTCCCGCAGTCACATCTGCTAGTGAAGAATCTGTTCGTGCTGAGCTCCGCAAAAAATACTCAAACGCTAAGTTTGCAACATGGGAAGTTCTGAACGAAGATAACGCCACACATGCTTTAAAGGTACTCACAGGCAAAAAAGCTAACGAGATACAAGCTAACTACAGCTTAACAGATGCGAAAGCTATTGTATCAGTCAATTCTGACTTCATGCTTTCAGGTCGCGATTCACTTAGACTTTCAAAAGAATATGCCGATGCACGACGTGTAAACGTTCAAAAAGGCGATGAAGATGCATTAAGTAAAACTGACATAAATCGCCTCTACACTATTGAAGCAAACTTCTCTGTCACTGGCTCAAACTCAGACCACCGTTACCGTTTAGCGGAAAGCGCAACTTTTGAGTTCATGATTGCCTTAAGTAAAGAACTTAGTAAGCACATCAAACTCGATGCATCGATCAGCAATTTCATCGAAGGTTTCGATAGCAAGTACGACTTCTCTAAAGATGCACTTACAACTAAAAAGACTGGCTCTGAGTTCATCGCTGCCATCGCAAGCGATTTAGCTGCTCTTAAGAAAGCAGGTAAAAACTCAGCAATCCTAGTTGGCGACGATCAAAGCACTGCAGTTCAAATCTTAGGACTGCTTCTTAACGATGCTCTTGATAATCAAGGTAAGACAATCACTTTCAGCGAAAGAGCTGCAAAAGTAAGTGACTTATCAATTGAAACACTCAGTACTTTAATTGCTGATGGTAAAGTTGAAGATCTCCTTATCCTCGGTGGCAACCCCGCTTATGACGCTCCAGCTGACCTCAAATTCGCTGAGAAAATCAAAAGTATCAATTCAATTCATCTTACTTCTCATTTTAACGAGACTTCAATCGTATCTAAAGTTGCTGTTCCAAAAGCCCACTTCCTAGAATACTGGGGTGACACACGTTCAGCTGATGGTACTGCAAATATCATTCAACCGCTTATCGCTCCACTCTTCGGCGCCGTTAGTGATGCCGAACTTCTAGCTAAACTTATCCAAAGTAAGCAAACTAAGGGTATTGAGCTCGTAAAAGCAACTTATAAACTCGAAGGTCCCGCTTGGGAAAAGGCTGTTTATGGCAGCGCACTTTCCGGCTCAGCTTACAAACCTTCTAAAGTTAGCTTTAAAGCTTCAAAAGCTATTGCAAATCTAGAAGCAGTTGAAGTTTATAAAGCTGGCTTCGAAGTTGTTTTCAAAGCAGACTACAGCCTCCTTGAGGGTAGCTACAACAATAACGGATGGATGCAGGAATTCCCTGACCCAATCACAAAACTCACTTGGGATAATGCAGCGCTTGTATCATACAAGACAGCAAGCGACCTCAGCGTTCAAAATGGCGACTTGCTCAGTGTTAATGGTGAAAAAATCCCAGCTTGGATCGTTCCAGGTATCGCAGACAAAACAGTTGTTGTTAATCTTGGTTATGGCAGAACCGTTACTGGCCCCGTAGGTACTGGCACTGGTTTCAATGTTTATACACTCAGAAACTCTAACGCACTCACATGGGTTAAAGCTGACGTCTCTAAAACTAGCGGCACATACGAGCTTGCCTCAACTCAGGATCACTGGGCAATGGAAGGCCGTGAGTTAGTCAAAGATGATAACATCACTGATTTTAAGAAAAACATCGCTATCTTCGACAACAAGTTCGACCCTAATGGCGAATCAATTATACCTGACCGCCCTGAATGGGACAAAGAAGGTTCTTATCAGTGGGCAATGGTCGTTGACCTCAATGCATGTAATGGTTGTGGTACTTGTACTATTTCCTGTCAGGCAGAAAACAACATCTCCGTTGTTGGTAAAGAACGCGTTCTTAAAGGTCGCGAAATGCACTGGATCCGCATGGACCGTTACTTCTTCAGTGGTTACGACACAGCAAGCGGTGCTTTCATGCCCGACATGCTCCGTAGCGACTACGATGAAAAAGATTTAGAAGTAGAAGGTGCTTACCACCAACCAATCCCTTGCATGCACTGTGAAAAAGCTCCTTGTGAACTCGTTTGCCCAGTAGCTGCAACAGTTCATAATGAAGAAGGTCTTAATGACATGGCATATAATCGTTGTATCGGTACTCGTTACTGCGGTAACAACTGCCCTTATAAAGTAAGACGTTTTAACTTCTTCCAATACCAAGAAAATTTCAAAGACAAGCGCTATGAAGTACAAAAAATGGTTCATAACCCTAACGTGACAGTTCGTTCTCGTGGTGTGATGGAAAAATGTACTTACTGTGTCCAGCGTATCAACGAAGCGAAAATTGACGCTAAAGTTGAAAACGGTGGTAAGCTTGAAACTGACTCGTTCACTGCAGCATGTGCTCAATCATGCCCAACAGAAGCTATTACTTTCGGTGATCAAAACAACGCCGAGTCCAAAGTTAGCCAGATGCAGAACGAGACAAGAAACTACGTTCTTCTCCCCGAGCTTAATGCACGTCCACGTACGAGCTTCCTCGGTAGACTTAAAAACAGAAATTCTGAACTAGGATAATCAGGTACAATTATGATTGACATGACTCTAGATCCTAACGCTGATAATCCCGCCCAAAGAACTCCCTTGGTTCAGGGTGGTATGGATTTCAAAGACGTATCGCACGCAGTGTGTGATATTTCTGAGCGTAAAACGCCAAAAATTTGGTTCCTTTGCTTAGCAGCTGCTCTTGGTGGTCTTGGCCTCCTCAAAACCTCTATCCTTTACCTCATTTGGGAAGGTACAGGTATTTGGGGCTTAAATAACCCCACTTACTGGGGCTGGGCGATTGTTAACTTTGTATTTTGGGTTGGTATTGGCCACGCAGGTACACTTATTTCAGCGATCTTATTCCTACTCCGTCAAGACTGGAGAACGGGGGTTAACCGATTTGCTGAGGCAATGACTTTGATGGCGGTTGCCTGCGCGGGGGTTTTCCCAGGCATTCACATTGGTCGTGTTTGGGCTGCTTACTGGCTTTTTCCAATTCCGAACCAAATGACTCTCTGGCCTAACTTCCACTCACCACTACTTTGGGACGTATTCGCCGTTTCTACTTATGCAACTGTATCATTACTCTTCTGGTATGTGGGTCTTATCCCTGACGTTGCAACTATGCGTGACCGTGCAAAAACTAAGTACCGCAAAATTGCTTACGGTATTCTTGCCCTCGGTTGGACAGGTGCTAACAAGCACTGGCAGCGTTACGAGAAAGCTTATGCGATTCTCGCAGCACTTGCAACTCCACTTGTACTTTCTGTACACACAATCGTATCATTTGACTTTACTGTATCAAACCTTCCTGGTTGGCACACGACAATCTTCCCTCCCTACTTCGTAGCGGGTGCGGTATTCTCTGGTTTCGCCATGGTAATCACTTTAATGACTGTTGTACGTCACATTTATAAACTTGAAAACCTCATTACGATTCGCCACTTAGAAAACATGTGTAAGATCATCCTTCTTACTGGTACACTTGTTGGTTACGCTTATGCAATGGAATTCTTCATCGCTTGGTACTCAGGTGTTGAGTTTGAATCCTACGCATTCATCAACCGTGCTTTCGGTCAATATGGCTGGGCTTACTTCATCATGATTGGTTGTAACGTGATCTCACCCCAGTTCTTCTGGTTCAAATGGTGCCGTACAAACGTTGTTTTCATGTTTATCATCTCAATCTTCGTAAACATCGGTATGTGGTTCGAACGTTTTGTTATCACAATGACACTCAATAATGATTTCTTACCTTCAAGCTGGGATTACTACGCTCCAACTATTTGGGACATCAGCACTTTCGTTGGTAGTTTCGGTTTATTCTTTACACTACTCTTATTGTTCCTCCGCTTCTTACCTATTGTTGCAATTTCTGAAGTTAAGAATTGCATGCCAGAAGCTGACCCACATCATGGAGATAACCACTAATGTCTACTCAAGAAAAAGAATGGGGCTTAATCACAGAGTTCAAAAGCTCTGCTGACATCTACCACGCAGCTGAACAACTTCGTGATTCTGGCTTCAAAAAATTCGAATGCTACACGCCTTTCCCCATCCACGGCATGGATGACGCAATGGGCCTCAAAGCAACTAAGCTACCATGGCTTATCCTCGCCTGTGGTTTAACTGGTCTTGCTACTGCAACTGGCTTGCAGATCATCACCAACATGGATCTTTACCCAATGATTATTGGTGGTAAGCCAAACGGTGCTGGCAGTATCGTTGCTTTCCTTCCGGTTATGTTTGAACTTTCAGTCCTCTTCTCTGCTTTTGGAGCAGTTTTTGGCATGATCGGCATTAACGGATTACCCAAATTTTATAACCCGGTTTTCAAACACGAAGCCTTCAAGAAAGTAACTGATGATGGTTTCTTTGTTGTAGTTAGTGTTGATGACCCGAAATACAACACTCAAAAAACAACTGAATTTTTAGAGAAAATCGGAGGCAAAGATGTCACTGTCATCAATGATTAAGCCGCTTACAATCAGCTTAAGTCTCGGTGCGCTATTCCTAGCTTCCTGTAAACCAGGTGCGGAATCCGCAAAACCACCAATTCACCCTAACCCTAATATGGATAGTCAAGAAAAATACCGTGCTCAGTCTGAGAGCCCTTTCTTCGACGATGGACGTACTATGCGCCCAGAAATTGCTGAAACAGTTCCTTACGGTAAGCTAGTACAAGATCCTGCTATCCGTGACGGTAAAAATGAAAAAGGTGAATACATCACATCTGCTCCTGATTTTAAAGCTACTGGCTGGAAAAAATCTTATGCAGAATATCTAGAGCGTGGCCAAGAACGCTACGAAATTTATTGTACACCTTGCCACGGTTCACTTGGTGATGGTGTTGGGATGGTTGCTAAACGCGGTTTCGCTGGCGTAGCAAACCTACTCCTTCCAGATTACGCAAAAATGTCTGATGGCTTACTTTACTCAGCTATCAAAAACGGCAGTAGAAGTAAAATCATGCTTCCTTATGCTGTACAAATTCCAGATCTCGCAGATCGCTGGGCAATCGTAGAATACATTCGTGTTCTTCAAAAAGCTGCAGCCACTGAAGAATATAAATCTTTAAGTTCCAAAGAGGCAAAATAATGGGACACGGTAAAAACTTTGACGAAAAAACAGTTGTTGCTCCAGGCGCAAAATGGAACAAAGCTATTGGCATCTTTGGCATAGCTGGTATTGCGTTTATCGCAATTGCTTGTTTCACACAGCCCAACAAAGCGCAATTCATGCACTCGTACTTAACGAGCTTCATGCTTTTCCTATCCATTACTTTGGGTGCACTTGGCTTTACAATGATTAACCACATCACACGTGCAGGTTGGTCAGTAACAGTTCGCCGTATTCAAGAAGGCTTCATGAAAAACATCTGGCTCATGGCCTTGCTTTTCCTCCCTATCTTGTTTTTCGCTAACGAAATCTTCTCTTGGGCAGATTCTCGTGATGGTGAAACTCTTAAGGCTGATTTAAAACTCGATACTTATCACTTCACAGATGCTCACCACGGTCATGATGATCATGCCGAGGAAGCGCACGGTGAACATGACGATAACGCTCATCCTCATGAAGAGAAAGTAAAAGAAGTCAAAAAAGAAGTTGAAGCTGATAAGCCAGCTGTTGGTGGTCACCCAGAAAAGAACCGCGTTAGACAACAGGAAGAAATTTCTGAAGCTCAAGATGCTGCTGAAGCACATATTGAAGGTGAAGAGGAAGAAGAAGCTCACTCAGAAGGCGCTCATACTGCTCATGATGATCACCACGCTGCAGGCGGACGTTTTGACTTAGCTCACGGTCGTCACCGCGCTCACCTTGAACACTCACTCCACGTAAAGCATAGCTACCTCAACAAAAGTGCCTTTACACAACGTGCTATCATTTACTTCATCATTTGGATTGCCCTCGCTTTCTTCATGTTCAAAAAGTCAACTTCACAAGATGCAGACGGTAACCCAAAGACAACAATCCTTATGGGTAAAGCTTCGGCTCCTGGTCTTATGCTTTATGCTCTCTCATTAACCTTCGCTTCATTCGACTGGATGATGAGCTTAGACTACGCTTGGTTCTCAACGATCTATGGCGTCATCTACTTTGCTGGTGGTATCATGAGCATGCATGCTGCAACAGTACTTGCTGTACGCGTCCTTCAAGCTAAAGGTTACCTACAAGGTGCTGTGGATCAAGAACACTACCACGACCTTGGTAAGCTTATGTGGGCATTCATGATTTTCTGGACTTACACAGCGCTTTCCCAGTACCTCATTATTTGGTACGCTGATATTCCTGAAGAAACTATCTGGTTCCTCAATCGCTACAAAGAAGGATGGCTCCCCATAACTTATATTGTGATTGCCAGTCACTTCCTCATTCCTTTCGCTTTCTTCATGTCACGTCATATGAAGCGTAACAAGAACATCTGTGCTTTCTTCGCAGCTTGGTTAATCATTGCGGAATTTATCTACATTTACTGGCAGGTTATGCCTACGGTGACTTTCCCAATCACAACACCTTTCAGCCCAAGCATTGCTGATGCCCTTATTTTCTTCGGCATGGCAGGAGTTTACGTTGCAGCCTTTCTCTTCAATCTTAAGAACCAAAACTTGATTCCTGTTCGCGATCCTCGTCTCAAAGAATCAGTTAACTTTGTTAATCTCTAAGGGGTCATTATGAGTCACGAAAGTCAATACCCATTAAAAAACGAAGTTGATGAACCATCAATCAACGCTGTTTACGTCATTCTTATTGTTACTGCCGCTTTAATTGCTGTTTCAATTATCGGTCTACGCTCTTACGAGAGCATGATTGCTCAAAGTACTCGCGAAGCGAGAGAGCAGGCGCCGACAGTAGAACTCAACGAAATGCGTGAAGCTAACAAAGCTAAGATGGCGATCATCAATAATGTTTTAGCTGAACAGGGTAAAACGAAGTAATGAAAAAGTTCCTCACCATTCTCCTCATCACGTTTTTTGCGCTAAGTCTTAGTGCGGAAATTGATGGACCACGCGTCGGTGTCTCTACAAATGTTGACAGAGACCCTGAAGCGCTGAAGGGCATTGGTGTGGACGAAAACTTTGGTGCTCACTTAAACCTCGATCTCATAGTGACGAATGAGGCCGGCGAAAAAGTGGCACTTAGAACTTACTTTGAACAAGGTCGCCCCGTAGTC encodes:
- the floA gene encoding flotillin-like protein FloA (flotillin-like protein involved in membrane lipid rafts), with the translated sequence MLHLIAANNTLTIALSVIALLVLLVLAFFLFSFFNLYIQAWSSGAYISPLNLVMMRLRSINPKLITMAYIQSRRAHLEDITVDKLETHYLSGGDVINVVNALIAANNAGIKIDYKKACAIDLAGRDVFEAVKMSVMPKVIDCPDPAFGRTTIDAVAKDGIQLRVKARVTVKASIEKLIGGAVEDTIIARVGEGIVTTIGSAGTHKLVLENPDSISKTVLSKGLDSGTAFEILSIDIADIDVGENIGARLQADQAEADKQIAQAQAEMRRAAAVALEQEMIAKVQEMQAKVVEAEAQVPVAMSAAMRDGNLGILDYYRLENLKADTTMREMIAKDDEGAE
- a CDS encoding M48 family metallopeptidase, translated to VVMGHEVAHAVAEHGNERMSHSMLIKGGILATSIGLKLSDSVDDDLGNAILIGAGAFASVGIILPYSRAHELEADYMGLVFMAKAGYNPERAITFWQDMSKASKGGKPPEFLSTHPADTRRIDEIKKYLPKAMYYYRQTPQYEELEREKLIPKF
- a CDS encoding DUF3341 domain-containing protein, encoding MSTQEKEWGLITEFKSSADIYHAAEQLRDSGFKKFECYTPFPIHGMDDAMGLKATKLPWLILACGLTGLATATGLQIITNMDLYPMIIGGKPNGAGSIVAFLPVMFELSVLFSAFGAVFGMIGINGLPKFYNPVFKHEAFKKVTDDGFFVVVSVDDPKYNTQKTTEFLEKIGGKDVTVIND
- a CDS encoding TAT-variant-translocated molybdopterin oxidoreductase, with protein sequence MSQIDSNRGKHYWRSLDELAESPEFKEHVEREFPEGASELGDFSRRGFMKIMAASMTLAGAGGLTSCRRPEEKILPYASAPEGLIPGKARFYASAIPRTSGSLGVLVKSHEGRPTKIDGLPGHPANNGKTDKHAQADLLSLYDPFRLQYVKYIDNGKVINGADEEQGMTPIYRKHIKDSWTQLGEELSKLDAKLSENKGAGFAILSPAVTSASEESVRAELRKKYSNAKFATWEVLNEDNATHALKVLTGKKANEIQANYSLTDAKAIVSVNSDFMLSGRDSLRLSKEYADARRVNVQKGDEDALSKTDINRLYTIEANFSVTGSNSDHRYRLAESATFEFMIALSKELSKHIKLDASISNFIEGFDSKYDFSKDALTTKKTGSEFIAAIASDLAALKKAGKNSAILVGDDQSTAVQILGLLLNDALDNQGKTITFSERAAKVSDLSIETLSTLIADGKVEDLLILGGNPAYDAPADLKFAEKIKSINSIHLTSHFNETSIVSKVAVPKAHFLEYWGDTRSADGTANIIQPLIAPLFGAVSDAELLAKLIQSKQTKGIELVKATYKLEGPAWEKAVYGSALSGSAYKPSKVSFKASKAIANLEAVEVYKAGFEVVFKADYSLLEGSYNNNGWMQEFPDPITKLTWDNAALVSYKTASDLSVQNGDLLSVNGEKIPAWIVPGIADKTVVVNLGYGRTVTGPVGTGTGFNVYTLRNSNALTWVKADVSKTSGTYELASTQDHWAMEGRELVKDDNITDFKKNIAIFDNKFDPNGESIIPDRPEWDKEGSYQWAMVVDLNACNGCGTCTISCQAENNISVVGKERVLKGREMHWIRMDRYFFSGYDTASGAFMPDMLRSDYDEKDLEVEGAYHQPIPCMHCEKAPCELVCPVAATVHNEEGLNDMAYNRCIGTRYCGNNCPYKVRRFNFFQYQENFKDKRYEVQKMVHNPNVTVRSRGVMEKCTYCVQRINEAKIDAKVENGGKLETDSFTAACAQSCPTEAITFGDQNNAESKVSQMQNETRNYVLLPELNARPRTSFLGRLKNRNSELG
- the ychF gene encoding redox-regulated ATPase YchF, which encodes MSNLACGIVGLPNVGKSTLFNAIARAGAEAANYPFCTIEPNVGIVPVPDVRVDKLSEIVKPNKIQYATIEFVDIAGLVRGASSGEGRGNQFLENIQHTDAIVQVVRCFDNDDVVHVDGQVDPISDIETINLELALADLEKVNRNIERLGKKVRSGDKDAVKTVEVLQKIQPALNEGKAIRSVDLNDDEKQLIKHYMFITVKEMIYCCNVSEDDLPEMENDYVQKVRVCGAEENAGVVTICAQIEQEIAQLDKEEAAEFLADVGLTESGLDKLIHKSFQTLGLSTYLTAGEIEVRAWTIPIDCPAPQAAAVIHTDFEKGFIRAEVIAFDDVIEHGGRQGAKEAGKVRVEGKDYLVQDGDVILFLTNTK
- the nrfD gene encoding NrfD/PsrC family molybdoenzyme membrane anchor subunit → MIDMTLDPNADNPAQRTPLVQGGMDFKDVSHAVCDISERKTPKIWFLCLAAALGGLGLLKTSILYLIWEGTGIWGLNNPTYWGWAIVNFVFWVGIGHAGTLISAILFLLRQDWRTGVNRFAEAMTLMAVACAGVFPGIHIGRVWAAYWLFPIPNQMTLWPNFHSPLLWDVFAVSTYATVSLLFWYVGLIPDVATMRDRAKTKYRKIAYGILALGWTGANKHWQRYEKAYAILAALATPLVLSVHTIVSFDFTVSNLPGWHTTIFPPYFVAGAVFSGFAMVITLMTVVRHIYKLENLITIRHLENMCKIILLTGTLVGYAYAMEFFIAWYSGVEFESYAFINRAFGQYGWAYFIMIGCNVISPQFFWFKWCRTNVVFMFIISIFVNIGMWFERFVITMTLNNDFLPSSWDYYAPTIWDISTFVGSFGLFFTLLLLFLRFLPIVAISEVKNCMPEADPHHGDNH
- a CDS encoding cytochrome c3 family protein, with protein sequence MKTIFPKGIDKIKPVIFLTAGLTIVTIALIVNFYFTDKNLSVGYRPEQPIPFSHKLHAGEMGMDCRYCHINVEKSPHASVPHSDVCWNCHSKVKTDSPKLQLLASIQKDTIIRKNIIDHKFDTKTPKVVEEEIENPNKGAAIPWIKIHKLPEYAYFDHSVHVRAGVSCVECHGRIDQMEVVKQVSSLSMGWCLECHKDHEDHIRPDSVRITDLAWTWENSNLNKEEELKKIKETKNLNPPIMGCSACHR
- a CDS encoding c-type cytochrome; protein product: MSLSSMIKPLTISLSLGALFLASCKPGAESAKPPIHPNPNMDSQEKYRAQSESPFFDDGRTMRPEIAETVPYGKLVQDPAIRDGKNEKGEYITSAPDFKATGWKKSYAEYLERGQERYEIYCTPCHGSLGDGVGMVAKRGFAGVANLLLPDYAKMSDGLLYSAIKNGSRSKIMLPYAVQIPDLADRWAIVEYIRVLQKAAATEEYKSLSSKEAK